The Lytechinus pictus isolate F3 Inbred chromosome 15, Lp3.0, whole genome shotgun sequence genome contains a region encoding:
- the LOC129277809 gene encoding ras-related protein Rab-14, which produces MAAGPYNYSYIFKYIIIGDMGVGKSCLLHQFTEKKFMADCPHTIGVEFGTRIIEVSGQKIKLQIWDTAGQERFRAVTRSYYRGAAGALMVYDITRRSTYNHLSSWLTDARNLTNPNTVIFLIGNKSDLEAQRDVTYEEAKQFAEENGLLFLEASAKTGDHVEEAFLDTAKKIYQNIQDGSLDLNAAESGVQHKPAAPRSNQLNTDQQPGKDGCAC; this is translated from the exons ATGGCGGCAGGGCCATATAACTACTCTTATATCTTCAAGTATATCATTATAGGAGACATGGGGGTCGGAAAATCATGTCTCTTACATCAGTTCACAGAGAAAAAGT TTATGGCCGATTGTCCTCACACAATTGGAGTTGAGTTTGGAACAAGGATAATAGAGGTCTCTGGTcagaaaatcaaattacaaaTATGGGACACAGCAGGTCAGGAGAGATTCAG ggcAGTAACTAGGAGTTATTACAGAGGAGCTGCTGGAGCATTAATggtttatgacatcacaagACGAAGCACTTACAATCATCTCAGTAGTTGGCTTACAGATGCCAGAAATCTTACCAATCCAAATACA GTAATATTTCTTATTGGCAACAAGAGTGATTTAGAAGCTCAACGAGATGTCACATATGAAGAAGCCAAGCAATTTGCAGAAGAAAATGGTCTACTTTTCTTGGAAGCTAGTGCAAAGAC CGGTGACCATGTAGAAGAAGCATTCCTGGATACTGCCAAAAAGATCTACCAAAACATCCAAGATGGAAG TCTCGATCTGAATGCCGCTGAATCAGGAGTCCAACATAAACCCGCCGCTCCCCGCAGCAATCAACTGAACACTGACCAACAGCCTGGCAAAGACGGCTGTGCGTGCTAA